AACTTATACACATATCCACATTATATTGTAAAAACACATCGTCGTGTTTGTTTTCCTCCTTTCCAAGCTTTTCTATGTATAAGGcgtttcatattttttttcacaCAAATGTAAGGCTTTGTTTGGATTACATGGTTTAAGGCTCTAAATGCATGGTCTAAAATTAAAATGTTGTCTAAAGTTTAGCTAAACTCATGGTAAAAAAAAGCTATTAGTTCAAAACTACGCAAGTGAGCTAAATATGCATTGCAGTTTTTGTACCGTACCAGACGTTTGGCTGGGCACATTTAACTTTACCCCTACGTACCCAGCAATACACTCTGGTGAGAGGAAATCATGCACCGTGCACAACACATGTGCCGCACCATTGACGCCAACCGCCTCACCAAAACAGCCTATAATGGCCTATAAAACCTCATTTACGCAGCTCACAGGACTTGCACCTCCTCCTCCATCCCCTCGTGCTAGTACGTATCCACCTCGCCACCTCCGTCCCTCGCTCTAAGATGGCCACCACCACAAGGTGTAGTCGTAGCAGCAGCAACGTGCCACCTGGCTTGGCCCTACCAtgcttgctgctgctgcatgctcGCCGGCGTCTCCAACGGCCAGCTCCAGGTGGGGTTCTACTCCAACTCCTGCCCAGGCGCCGAGTCCACCGTCGCGTCCGTCGTTCGACAGTCCGGGTCCGCCGACCCCACCATCCTCCCGGCGCTCATCCGGCTCCAgttccacgactgcttcgtccGCGGGTGCGACGCGTCGGTGCTCATCAAGGGCGGCAGCAACAACGCCGAGGTGGACAACAGCAAGCACCAGGGCCTCCGCGGCGTGGAGATCATCGAGGGCGCCAAGACGCAGCTCGAGGCCCAGTGCCCCGGCGTCGTCTCCTGCGCCGACATCGTCGTCCTCGCCGCCCGAGACGCCATCGCCTTCGTACGTACTACCACTGCCAGTACCACCTGTGGATAAATATATATGTGCACATTGATAACTGGGATCTGACCGACCGACGTGAACACACTTgcgtgacgacgacgacggcgtgcaGACCGGCGGGCCGTCGTTCGACGTGCCGACGGGGCGGCTCGACGGGAAGGTGTCCAACCTGCGGGACGCCGACGCGCTGCCGGACGTGCACGACGGGATCGAGGCGCTCCGCTCCAAGTTCCGCGCCAACGGCCTCGACGAGAAGGACCTCGTCCTCCTCACCGGTACGCACGCATGCATCTCGCTCTCTTTTCTTGCACGCATGGACGATGGACGTGCGAACTGAACACACGTGCATATATGATGCAATATATGATGATGCAGCTGCGCACACGGTGGGCACGACGGCGTGCTTCTTCCTCCAGGACCGGCTGTACAACTTCCCGCTGCCCGGCGGCGGCCGGGGCTCGGACCCGACCATCCCGCCGGGGTTCCTGTCGGAGCTCAAGTCGCGGTGCGCGCCGGGGGACTTCAACACGCGGCTGGCGCTGGACCGCGGCAGCGAGGGCGTCTTCGATACCTCCATCCTCCGCAACATCCGCAACGGTTTCTCCGTCATCGGCTCCGACGCCGCGCTCTACAACGACACGGCCACCGTCGACGTCGTCGACTCATACTCCGGCCTGCTCAGCAACTTCTTCGGGCCCTACTTCCTGCAGGATTTCGCGGACGCCATGGTCCGCATGGGCCGCATCAGCGTGGTCACCGGCAGGAAGCAGGGCGAGGTCAGGAAGGTCTGCTCCAAGTTCAACTGACTCATCCCGCTCCCACCAATGCAATTGCAAGCGTACCACACCGGTCCATCCGTCCATAGATCCCTTCATTCATTGCAGACAGCTAGCAGGCCGGCCCATCCATGGTTGGACAGCACGGTGGGGTTTGGTTGCCTGCTTTCATGGCAGTGTTCTCTCTTCATCAATTCGTTCCATTCATCAGTAGTACGTACATCGTGTAGATCTCATCTCGTCTCGTCTCACTGGGCAAAGGGAAATTCTAGTGCCTCAGCTGTATCGACAAAACGAAAACTGCACAGGATTTTGAAAAGCAATTTGTTTAGCTTTAAGATCTGTGCAGTTTTCCTTTTGATGCGGTATATGTAGCTAGGCTGTGGAGTGGCAGAGGGAACATATATATAGGGTATTATTATTATAACATAAACTATTTGGCCATGTGTTTATATAGAAATTACTATATAAGTCGATATATGTGTTAGTCATTTGTTGTTCGGCTTTGGAAATTCTTTTGGTGTCGTGTCGACTGTAGCTGTAAAAAAAAAAGGTGTTGGTTTCTATATATTGCAAGAGGTGTCAAGTATTGTGACGATTATTCCTCTGCTTAATTAAAAATGTATTTTTTTTGCGAGCTGATTGTCACTGAACATCATTGCGCAATTATTTTTTCTTGTACTGCAGAAGATACTGTACATCATTGTATACAATTATACAAGTACTACGCGCCCCCCAAGTATTTATTCATCTATACTGACAGATGATAGAGTCAGAAATACAGGTTGTATTCTTACGAAAAATAATACTCCCTTTGTTCTAATTTGTAGGTTGTTTTGCTATTTCTATGAGCATTAATTTTCCTATGTATATAGacatatctagaaaaaccaaaacggcCTGTAATTTGGGACAGAGTGTGGTAATTGAggagtaatgcacttctaaatatTTGATGGCGAAGTTTGATGGTGCAACTGTAAACAAGACCAGCATTTATGTGGTTTCCAATTTCCAAGCTATGCATGTTGACTCTACTACGCCAGAGCTGAAAAATGAGCTGCAGCACAGATGTACCAATCTTATTCTCACTCAACACCGCACCATTCTCCTTCCAGAGATGCCATGAAGAAACTTTTTGCAGAATTTCTCTTGTTTGCATGCCCAGTTATGGATGGTTGGCGAGCACAAGCTGGCAAGAGCTTTATTGCATTGGACTTGTTTTTATTGGGGAAAAGGACTACTACTCTGCATGAGGAGTGTAGCGAAGCACCAGCATGCAACTGCAAAGTTGTATAGCATTCATGGCATTTTCCAGCTTCTAGATCTGGTGTGTCTGCCTGAGCCTGTCTGGCTTCTGAGGTTGCATTTTGTTTTCGCCAAGATTTGAACAATGGTACTTTGATTTTGGCTTTTAGTAGTGTAATGGCAGGAGCTAGCTTAAGTTTATGGTTTTGTAGTGGCAGGAGCTAGCTTAAGTTACACCTATATAGGTATATAAAAGTTTACTGGATTGAAGGTACAGTTTTGCAAGTTTAAGTTTATGGTTCAAATTCTTTCCAGGGATGGTACCAAATTTTGCGTGCTACTTGGCACGACTAATGTTTCCAATAGAACTGGATGAATCAGACACGCGTTACATGGTCCATGATGGGTAACCTGTCAGATACTATCACAAGGATCTCGAGGACGGTGGTGACCACATTACCTTTGGTCGGGGAACTTGCAGTGCCTGCCGGATTAATGGTCCAATCTTCAGTGGCATTTAACTTATCTAGAGATTTTTGTATTTTCTtttagaaagaaaaagaagagacaaTTCTTTACTTCGAGCATTTGGCAGAGCTTCAGATTCTCGTAGAAACATTTCAGACTTatgttttctaaaaaaacatttcTCATTTGGCTAGCTCATAAGATTCTTCAAACTAGAACTACAATTAGGAGTGTCGGTTATATGAACCCTACAGAAAAACCCACTACGGGTAGGATAGGTCGAGGCAGTCGAATATAAGGCCCAACCCAGGTGGGGTTCATCATCGATGTGGAGTACAAGTTACTGGCCGAGACTTTGATGCCAAGATATATGCCTAGAACAACTAATTCTATCCGATTGATTTCTCTATAATCGATTAGAAAAACATGTATATCAACCGAATGTGATCTAATCTATAACTCTACCTCCCGCACTATATAAGGTGAGGCAAGGAGCCCCCATTTGGTACCTTACAACTTCTCTACATACTAGTCAATTAGGCTCCCATAGCCATCAACGTCCCTTGTAAACCTTGAGCATATGAGATAACAGATATACTCTCCACTCGACGTAGGAAACATCACACCTAAACACATATGAATCTATGTTCCATGTGCTACCCACCAAATTCCGTGCGCATGATCCCTGATCTTCATTGCCAGGGTTCATACTTCCGACAGTTGATGCACTATGTAGGGGCCTTCTTGCGTAGATCTATTTTCATTGCATTTCATATGGAGATCATCTTCAATTTCGACAACTACGACAAGCTTCACACATGCAATGAGATCACCTTTGgcagcctggacttcgtcgcagATCGCCTCAGGAACCTGCACCTATAGGACCCCGAACCCGTCATGTAGGGGAGGAGCCCCCTTCCATCTAGATGTTCCACGCAGAGCTTGAGGATGTTGTGGCCGCTGGTGCACCCGTGTTGGCCCGTCACATGGACCTTCATGCTTAGTGCTTCTTCATCAACTTTGGTCGCAAACACATCCTTGATCGGGGCATCAACTTCCTATGGGGATCCATCGACTAGGCTCCCAATGCAGGATAGAAGGATCTAACATGCAATATCGTTGTCGATTTCTCAATCAGCCTGAGGAATGTCGCGGCTGCATACCAGCGTGCGCTTCAATAGTCTATGGCCGCGTCTCATGGCGCTCGCACCATCGGCTTCAAAGACGAAGATAAAGGACACCATGATGATGATGGGAATCTCAATGATGCTGTAGATTCATCGCAATGGCAAGTCTCGAAGACTATGATGACATCAACATGGATTTTGAGATCCAGAGCATGACAACCGCTGAGATAGATGCATACGATTTCGTTTGCTATCTTAGATGATGACGACACTCATAATTAGGATGACTATCCCTCGAGAAGGGAATGCTATATGGCTGACTCCGAGCAACCGAGGGACCTGCACACTACAGCTGCAAACGGTAGAGCAAGATCACATGCCAGACTCCTTCAACGAAGTCGGGGCAACAGAACATTACAATACCAATGAGAAAATGTGCGATCAACTCGTGCATCAGCTTGATGCACTAGCAGACAAAAACGATCACCTTCGATGCAGACAACAAGCTCTCAAAGAGCAACTCTATATGGACTGAAAGGCCGATGGTGAAGAGCTTCATGTACATCCACATTGCAAGCCTGAATCTAGCAGCAACAATGCAAATCATGCACATCAAGCTTGATAGGATCTAGATGGCTAGAGAGGTGAATAGCTtataaaaattttctacaaaaCACAATTGAaaagacctaggatgccgcctagaggaggggtgaataggatTTTCTataaattaacacctttaaaagcagAAACGATTTAGTAATGGGAGTTTCCgagtggaaactccaaattagagtaatacaacccctcataaGTTAGCAAACGAGTAAATAAACAATATTAAATAATCCTAGGAGCCTAGAACCTGCAACACAAGAGATTAGAACATGGATCAAATAAATTAagcactgagctctaataccaGACTGTGCCTGGTAggtataccagacgtgtctggtatacacgtgttctgcagaacagccccAGACTTGCTCCTTTTTATTTCAATCTTCAGACCAACCTGTAGGCACCCACTAAAGATAGTGCCACACATAggtaacctgcacaagagctagaccaacacaaatatcaaataaaatTCAAATTGAGACactatatttgttttaccaaGGTTCAAACTtcgttgagtcctactctccattgaggggctgcgggtgacccagcgaaggtcagccctagagggtaccacgaaggtcactctagtcagagtcttttccaactccttttcctccttccactagatgattccttCCCTTGCGGTGGCAGAATCGACCATTACAGACTTTTCgaggcaaccacaatctctcgggtgctctccgacgaTGCACTGAAATagataatatgcacaagtgctcaagtggtggcttgctctctttttcgaATTCTCTCtcaacccataaatggattttgcaatttggatcacacactcactaagagagggttcgGAGAGTtgacaaggctcaaaaacgtgtattgCAACCAGCAAAAACAgcaacctccaaaggtggaggctaaggGGAATTTAaagcccctttgaaaaactagccgttatgtAGCCGTTGCTATACCGAACATGTCCTGGGATGAATGCCGGACATGTCTAGTATGACTTGCATTGCGCCAAcaggtaactgagttaaagtatgcgaggtgtcagaactcccgacgcttACTAGGACTTTTGactgccggaactcccgaccaactcaagtcggaactcccgaccctcggcttgtttgaaaactagccgttgggctcTGGCCTACTATACCGGACACATGCAGTATCATACCAGGCACAGTCCAGTGTGACCAGGCAGTCAACTCTCAAAGTCAGTTAAGCGCGAGACGTCAAAACTCCCAATgattgtcagaactcccgaccgtcgaaactctcgacgaaccaacccgagaacaccaagaattttatcatggctgggcaaataccggacacgtccggtattgccagatcaGCAAAAaataagttagctcttttgtctctcaaacactcaaaacacatatgggttggcatgagcacttatgaataatcatctatgaacatgatgcatccctcttaatagtatggtgtCCCTATAAACTCAAGATTAGAAGGAAAAACGAGATTATACctgcttgagttgatttctttcgaattgatgccgtctctttcaatcttcatcaagtgagggtgccaacatgttcgatattgatcttttcacttgagcatagtcatcttgagcacgtgacttgattccattcatcaaacaTAGATaaccccaaatgtatcaagtcacttccaacaatCAATCtaataatgatttgatcctctacATCAATATGACcgtcatagcttgattagtacctcaactaaatgcaagtacttcattcttcaccctagctaggttctttggccgccaagccgtcgcttgcccttcacccttgcttagtacctcgaagcctttccttgctattttcaccatctcaaacaatcaagtcacatcttgtgttgaatcatacaATGAATTCCATAGAACACCATCTTCATCAATCAttaaaatcccacaataaataagcctttacaTGAATTTcgtttgcattgttgtcttatgcttgaactagattgtttatacaacaacacatcattttggctttatatTTGAACTCAAGTGTATGTGAGACTTTAAATTTCCTgtttcacacttagcaaacatgttagacctttaatcgcactgtcattcaatcatccaaaacccactaaggGGCTAGTTgtactttcaatctccctctttttggtgtttgatgacaacccgattaaagcttacaaaaaatataaaatttaGGCTTTTGGGTTCAATGGTTTATGGAAGGCTCCCCATAATATGTGCAATATGAATTGAATCcacaaatgacctcaaatgtcgatttgcacatactaaaacacataggagacttcccctaaatcattgcatccgtggggtgcacaTGTGTGTGACGAAATAAAaatcgtgatgcatatgacatgatatatcaCATAAGAATAAATAGAAAGCATCACACCATATATTTTCAATCTAAAACATGCATGGTCCTTATAAAAGTaaatacatcatatatatcacacacataacactcatcacaaagatttctcaagtccacaagccactaatataaacaaagatcatgtctcatgagatacatagataaagctcaAAGTCTCAACTCTCACAAGATATAACAAggaagataccacttgaaaagacTACAGCTTGCAGTACATATATTTAGGTACAAAAGATAAACTCATAAAGCACAACCCTAAAGCTTTAAtcacaaattctccccctttagtCATTCATCACCATAAAAGGTTTGACAAAAAGAACTAAGCACAAAAAGGGGTTGCAAGCTACATCTGATCActaagatcactcatcatcatcatcatctctgtcTCTGCCTTCTCCATCATCATCTGAGCAGTGGAGCACTAGGTGGGCAAGAAGAACTCTGACCtagggcaccaagacctccatagAACCCCTGACCACCAAAGCCATAGTCACTGGTCGAGTACCCGGGGCCACTACCAAACGTATCCTGCCTAGAAAGCAGAACCAAACTCCTCTCCAGCACTAGGACTGTGGTTGCTACTATGCCTGCTCCTGAATTTGCTGCTGAGCCTACCTGACGCTGAAAGAACTCATCAAACTATCTATCGTacctggcctcctcctcctcctccgtctcaTGCTCACTGGCTACCTCATTTGATATTGAAGACCTAGGAGGCTCAAGTAGTAGCAATCTACTTTAGAGTcctgagtgtccttcctcctagtcTTCCTCTCCTTCTATTGCCTAACCTATATGTCTCTGCACATTCCAAACTTTGGAGCTGAAAACCCTATGGATAGGTGAAGGAGGACTACCATGACGTGAAGTAGAACGAGAGTGAGAACCACATGGTGGAGGGGAAGCTCCTCTTGCTGCTACACCACCTGTAGTTGCATCTGcctctactactactgctgctactcCTAGACCAGCTAGAGGTACTCCAATCTCAGGCAGATCTACATCTATCTTTCAGGGCCTTATGAATTTTGTCATAATCAAAAGTGTGCCCTTTCAccttgctcaatcatatgcattatatatggagcaaaaccatagcccttgaggggcctctcaccaatgctcctgaaTCTCGCACCAAATGAAGTCGAAGACACTTGAAGGGTCATGTAtctggtgccatcctatggagtaggttcctagaatAGTCTACAATGTTgcccttatctccacccttgcagtcaatagtcttcctaaacatcctgttcaggtatctataggtagggtgaagacctagaaccttccccactgctcctctctcaccccctAGTAGATACATGTAGGTGAGCTGCTCTGGAAGTAGCACCTGCTCAGTGTGAATCCTATCTCTCTGAAGAtcctcctctgagaagccaagtagagctACAAAGGCATCATAATCCACactataccactggccctcaagcatctagtgcatacgcctctcatcctcctcaacatatagggtggcatagaactgagctatcacctctgtgttctagtcatgctagaactccatgatctcatacacccatgtatgctcacaaatggcaatagcatgatcgATGGAGGACTTCTGCAATTCTCTGACATACTAGTCAGTCAATCCACTAAGATCTGGCAATCACCGGGTTTCTAGTGAGGATCACACTAgtgtagaagtccatatgaaaCATAGTGTGAAAGCGGTGATTGTACTGAATCCTCTACAAACCTCTAGGATCTATCCTCCTCTAATCCCTAGCCCTCTTGGTCATACCCTTACCATGATAATCAACTCTAGCAATATAGTTGGGTAAGACTAGAGCATGTACCTCAAGAAGACCAAAGTGCATACCAGGAGCGGGCTGCCCTGGCTAAGGTGGGTACTGCACTGGAGGTACTGTCTGCtcctcttcaatttcttgctcatcatctgaaGCTGCCACTATCTgagcctctgtcagtgctcttcctctttctatcTCTAGGCTCCACTATGTATTCATCAGTTTCATCATCAGAAGAAGAGGGGCTGCTATCACCatcacctctctctctctgtacTATGGAACACCACTAGTAGCTCTAGAGGGTCTCCTGCTGCTGCCCTACTTCTGCTGACTGAATCTGGGATGCAAGTCCtgccttgccttcttgtatttctcaaACACAGGCCTATCGTGCTGAGCCTTAGACCGAGGCTCGAGCCTACCATCCTTGTGTCTCCCCATCTCTGCTACcctttatccaaaatgatttgcaaagaatcttagatacatgcccaaacaaTATTACTTATATCATCATCTATAtatatacaattatttatccATAATGTCGCAATCACCTATCCCATCCATGGTCAAGGTTTGTAAAATTAATTTAGACAAACAACCATACATATAGAGACAATAATCAGTGAGTATTGAGTTGAGGCTGCAGCTGAACCTGCACTGTTGGCTcataccggatgcatccggtatgaatactggacatgtccggtatgcgcATGCACAGCAGCCCAAGCAGGGGCCTTGACATCGATCTCAATCAATCCATTCCAAAATTTGTGGGCAGCT
This sequence is a window from Miscanthus floridulus cultivar M001 chromosome 10, ASM1932011v1, whole genome shotgun sequence. Protein-coding genes within it:
- the LOC136484824 gene encoding LOW QUALITY PROTEIN: peroxidase 43-like (The sequence of the model RefSeq protein was modified relative to this genomic sequence to represent the inferred CDS: inserted 2 bases in 1 codon); translation: MATTTRCSRSSSNVPPGLALPCLLLLXMLAGVSNGQLQVGFYSNSCPGAESTVASVVRQSGSADPTILPALIRLQFHDCFVRGCDASVLIKGGSNNAEVDNSKHQGLRGVEIIEGAKTQLEAQCPGVVSCADIVVLAARDAIAFTGGPSFDVPTGRLDGKVSNLRDADALPDVHDGIEALRSKFRANGLDEKDLVLLTAAHTVGTTACFFLQDRLYNFPLPGGGRGSDPTIPPGFLSELKSRCAPGDFNTRLALDRGSEGVFDTSILRNIRNGFSVIGSDAALYNDTATVDVVDSYSGLLSNFFGPYFLQDFADAMVRMGRISVVTGRKQGEVRKVCSKFN